A single genomic interval of Epinephelus fuscoguttatus linkage group LG22, E.fuscoguttatus.final_Chr_v1 harbors:
- the LOC125882784 gene encoding tetraspanin-7-like: MSSALPYDSLSARPSPSRQALDWERQQLAVRRLSSPRSLDLLSPPPLPRRPSAIPGYLLSTYQEQEEQLQHQQQQRLSLSVCSEASLAPPAPPPVGAAPPCCRPVGVMHLLRLGLLAFSCLFWAAGLAIFTLGVWAQISLADFMLLSANRYPNAPLILLATGAAITAWGFLGCLGVAANLPCVLRAYGFFQLAALVAGLAAGLSGLFYREDIAGGFRSGLQRAVAGYTEDEGRADALDSLQRALECCGAEGWRDWLTSDWAIQHMTFLPNENGTSVSLPDSCCMRRKGCKNRPLLSDDIEGVEAAGIHPHGCFRKVFSLVNDNVFHIAATVLGLAFTQIGGIALACLLANKLAPRQHRRVVAH; encoded by the coding sequence ATGAGTTCTGCACTACCATACGACTCGCTGTCAGCTCGGCCAAGTCCCAGCAGACAAGCTTTGGACTGGGAACGCCAGCAGCTGGCTGTGCGACGACTTTCCTCTCCACGCAGTCTTGACctgctctctccacctcctcttcctcgtcgACCCTCAGCGATCCCTGGCTACCTTCTGTCGACCTATCAAGAACAGGAAGAGCAGctccaacaccagcagcagcagcgactgTCCTTGTCAGTGTGCTCAGAGGCCTCGCTGGCGCCCCCCGCACCTCCACCTGTGGGCGCTGCCCCACCCTGCTGCCGCCCAGTGGGAGTCATGCACCTCCTGCGCCTGGGTCTCCTGGCCTTCAGCTGTCTCTTCTGGGCAGCAGGTTTGGCCATCTTCACCCTGGGTGTGTGGGCGCAGATTTCTCTGGCAGACTTCATGCTGCTGTCTGCCAATCGCTACCCCAATGCACCGCTCATCCTTCTGGCCACAGGTGCAGCCATCACTGCCTGGGGCTTCCTGGGTTGTCTAGGGGTGGCTGCAAACCTACCCTGCGTGCTCAGGGCGTATGGGTTTTTTCAACTTGCTGCACTTGTAGCCGGTTTGGCAGCTGGACTCTCAGGTCTCTTCTACCGTGAAGACATTGCAGGAGGATTTCGCAGCGGCTTACAGCGAGCGGTGGCCGGCTACACCGAGGATGAAGGCCGTGCAGATGCATTAGACAGCCTGCAGAGGGCCCTGGAGTGTTGTGGAGCTGAAGGTTGGCGTGACTGGCTCACTTCGGACTGGGCTATCCAGCATATGACCTTCCTGCCCAACGAGAATGGCACTTCGGTGTCCCtgccggacagctgctgcatgAGGCGCAAGGGCTGCAAGAATCGACCTCTTCTGTCTGATGATATTGAAGGAGTAGAAGCTGCAGGGATCCATCCACACGGCTGCTTTCGCAAAGTCTTCAGTTTGGTCAACGACAACGTCTTCCACATCGCTGCCACTGTGTTGGGATTGGCCTTCACCCAGATTGGAGGCATCGCCCTGGCTTGTCTGCTGGCCAACAAACTGGCACCAAGACAACATCGACGTGTGGTGGCACATTAA